In a genomic window of Paracoccaceae bacterium:
- the cydB gene encoding cytochrome d ubiquinol oxidase subunit II: protein MFELSFIWASIIAFAVLTYVILDGFDLGVGILFPFADGEREKATMMNSIAPIWDGNETWLVLGGGGLFAVFPLAYAVIMPALYIPIILMLLALIFRGVAFEYRWRTERWKPVWDAAFFGGSIVAAFMQGIALGALVQGVEVADRAYAGGWWDWLSVFSLLTGVAVVVGYALLGATWIILKTEDALQRRMQAYAWYLGAGTLTFIAVVSLMTPFQDPEYFQRWLTLPGSVFSVILPGAVLAAAWALFAGLNAGKDGQPFLAALALFVLCFVGIGISFYPNIVPPSLTIVEAAAPDESLRFALVGTVVLVPMILAYTAYAYWVFRGKIDPAEGYH from the coding sequence ATGTTTGAACTATCCTTTATCTGGGCGAGCATCATCGCTTTTGCGGTGCTGACCTATGTGATCCTCGACGGGTTCGACCTTGGTGTGGGCATCCTGTTTCCCTTCGCCGATGGTGAGCGGGAAAAAGCGACCATGATGAACTCCATCGCGCCGATCTGGGACGGGAATGAGACATGGTTGGTCTTGGGCGGCGGGGGTCTGTTCGCGGTATTCCCGCTGGCCTACGCGGTCATCATGCCCGCGCTTTATATTCCGATCATCCTGATGCTGCTGGCGCTGATTTTTCGTGGCGTGGCCTTTGAATACCGCTGGCGGACGGAACGCTGGAAACCAGTTTGGGACGCAGCCTTCTTTGGCGGTTCTATCGTTGCGGCATTCATGCAAGGCATCGCGCTCGGCGCATTGGTTCAGGGCGTCGAAGTCGCAGACCGTGCCTATGCGGGTGGCTGGTGGGACTGGCTGAGTGTGTTCTCGCTCCTCACCGGTGTCGCCGTGGTTGTCGGTTATGCACTGCTGGGGGCGACCTGGATTATTCTCAAGACCGAGGACGCGCTCCAACGCCGGATGCAGGCTTACGCTTGGTATCTCGGAGCAGGCACATTGACGTTCATCGCGGTTGTCAGTCTCATGACACCGTTTCAGGATCCTGAGTATTTCCAACGCTGGCTGACTCTGCCGGGCAGTGTTTTCAGTGTCATCCTGCCGGGTGCGGTTTTGGCAGCAGCCTGGGCGCTGTTTGCCGGGCTGAATGCGGGTAAGGACGGCCAACCTTTTCTTGCTGCACTCGCCCTCTTTGTGCTGTGCTTTGTCGGGATCGGTATCAGCTTTTACCCCAACATAGTTCCACCCAGCCTGACCATTGTTGAGGCTGCGGCGCCGGACGAGAGCCTGCGCTTTGCACTTGTTGGCACGGTCGTGCTGGTGCCGATGATCCTTGCCTACACCGCTTATGCCTATTGGGTGTTCAGGGGTAAAATTGATCCCGCAGAGGGGTATCACTGA
- a CDS encoding DUF2474 family protein, translating into MRSSTLHRIGWFIAIWIISVTALGVVAYAIRLAIHS; encoded by the coding sequence ATGCGGTCCAGCACCTTGCACAGAATTGGATGGTTCATCGCAATCTGGATCATCAGCGTCACCGCGCTCGGGGTCGTTGCCTACGCCATACGGCTGGCCATTCACAGCTGA
- a CDS encoding DUF2892 domain-containing protein, with protein sequence MTANLGNVDRIFRLVLGLVLLAAPFISGLALFNSSAATIISIIAGLVMVGTSAMKFCPLYRIFGIRTCKL encoded by the coding sequence ATGACTGCGAATCTTGGCAATGTAGATCGAATTTTTCGCCTTGTTTTGGGGCTTGTCCTGCTGGCAGCCCCGTTCATCAGTGGGCTGGCGTTGTTCAATAGCAGTGCTGCCACCATCATCAGCATCATTGCTGGATTGGTCATGGTGGGCACATCGGCCATGAAGTTCTGCCCGCTTTACCGCATCTTCGGCATTCGGACCTGTAAACTGTGA
- a CDS encoding Rrf2 family transcriptional regulator, translating to MKLTSYTNYAMRSLQLAALKAPELVRIDDVAKIHNLSRPHIMKIVHELGKAGYLETVRGRSGGFRLARPPAEISVGDVVRITEGPLDVVECFNPEKNTCPLMGICILSKKIQEATAAFMAVLDDLTIADIAANRGQLMDRIAPLEIPRIKKAAS from the coding sequence ATGAAACTGACCAGTTACACGAACTACGCCATGCGCTCTTTGCAGCTTGCGGCCCTCAAAGCACCGGAGCTTGTGCGGATTGATGACGTGGCAAAAATCCACAATCTGTCCCGCCCCCACATCATGAAAATCGTGCATGAACTGGGCAAGGCTGGATACCTGGAGACCGTTCGGGGTCGCAGCGGTGGGTTCCGCCTCGCCCGTCCCCCCGCGGAAATAAGTGTTGGGGATGTCGTGCGGATCACCGAAGGCCCGCTTGATGTGGTCGAGTGTTTCAATCCAGAGAAAAACACCTGCCCGCTGATGGGCATCTGCATCCTGTCCAAAAAGATCCAAGAAGCGACAGCTGCGTTCATGGCCGTGCTTGATGATTTGACGATTGCCGATATCGCGGCCAATCGCGGTCAGTTGATGGACCGCATCGCCCCGCTTGAAATCCCCCGTATCAAGAAAGCTGCGTCATGA
- a CDS encoding amidohydrolase family protein, producing MWQQDFDASTLRSRSAFVERYTNGRCRETGQILQRSLSALTAVDIAENYGTYVAIHAYTDRSYQQAIDAGVRSFEHGFLVSEDSVKQLAAKGEDVVWSFQCYMSVNSFGSYETMPDFFTHEQKLKGVAVGEGARKAATMMRENGVFIIGGADMFGQGIQEKAKEDLVCQVEQAGFTPAEALKHYTGNAGKVLKWHGPLDPYPTYALGTIAPDSYADILLWDANPLEDIRVILDEDNLQLIMKDGRAFKNTLVDADSIMYRPVPRNPTINSYQ from the coding sequence ATGTGGCAGCAGGATTTTGACGCTTCCACACTGCGCTCGCGCTCGGCTTTCGTCGAACGCTACACGAATGGCCGCTGTCGGGAAACGGGCCAAATTTTGCAAAGGTCGCTTTCTGCGCTGACTGCCGTCGATATAGCTGAAAACTATGGAACCTATGTGGCCATCCACGCCTATACCGACAGGTCGTATCAACAAGCGATTGATGCCGGTGTGCGCAGTTTTGAACACGGTTTTCTGGTGAGCGAAGACAGCGTGAAGCAACTGGCCGCCAAAGGCGAAGACGTCGTCTGGAGCTTCCAGTGCTATATGAGCGTCAATTCATTCGGTTCTTATGAAACCATGCCCGACTTCTTTACACATGAGCAAAAACTGAAAGGTGTTGCCGTTGGTGAAGGTGCGCGCAAAGCCGCGACGATGATGAGGGAGAACGGAGTTTTCATCATAGGCGGTGCTGATATGTTCGGCCAGGGCATTCAGGAAAAGGCCAAGGAAGATCTGGTCTGTCAAGTAGAGCAAGCTGGCTTCACGCCGGCAGAAGCATTGAAGCATTACACCGGAAATGCCGGCAAAGTGCTGAAATGGCACGGGCCGCTTGACCCTTATCCAACCTATGCTCTGGGCACCATCGCGCCAGACAGCTATGCCGACATCCTGTTGTGGGATGCCAATCCGCTGGAAGATATCCGCGTGATACTGGATGAGGACAATCTGCAACTGATTATGAAAGACGGTCGCGCGTTCAAAAACACGCTGGTCGATGCGGATAGCATTATGTATCGGCCTGTGCCTCGTAATCCGACAATCAATTCGTACCAGTGA
- a CDS encoding DNA polymerase Y family protein: MKNRRILSLWFPHLGADRLLRREPQLDDVPLGVVQEQSNTQVLTSLNPCALGFGLRVGQPVRDAHAMCEGLITRTRSVQGEAAFLASIQRWAGKFSPWVAVEAEDGLVVDLTGCAHLFGGEEPLLGVVQQDCNDLGLAVRMGLADTRGAAWALARFAGQVAGSHRSGDAIDQEARATRSRAGKRRHWTRGGTAPVITVGRAEEAHRIAAPGQMYGALGPLPVAALRLDAELVAQLSRLGLRRISDLLGQPRAGLARRFGRGLVMRMDQAMGSAPEPVSPAKPPDHFAVRLTLPDPIGLEEDILAGLDRLLPRLCESLENKGRGARRVRLQAFRSDHGIESIEVGLARPSRDPDRIRPLLALKLGEMDAGFGIDMLRLEAVQSEPIHTRRVVGHLEAGAAVNKRLTQDTALEDLIGRIGARVGLEVITRYHPAASHIPEKTSKVLAAAWSAPHEGDWPAPSNPRPLLMWHPEPVGAPDTPRMPQTFRWRGQTLERVRAIGPERLAPEWWLEDPNWRSGTRDYWVTDTTDGQRLWLFYAHGGGMSSGWFCQGAFA, encoded by the coding sequence ATGAAAAATCGCCGTATTCTCTCGCTTTGGTTCCCGCATTTAGGGGCTGACCGGCTTTTGCGCCGGGAACCTCAGCTTGACGATGTGCCTTTAGGCGTGGTGCAGGAACAAAGTAACACGCAGGTGTTAACGTCTCTGAACCCCTGCGCGCTGGGCTTTGGGCTGCGGGTGGGCCAGCCTGTGCGCGACGCCCATGCCATGTGCGAAGGGCTGATCACGCGGACAAGATCGGTGCAGGGTGAGGCCGCTTTTCTGGCGTCAATCCAGCGCTGGGCGGGTAAATTCAGCCCCTGGGTCGCGGTTGAGGCGGAGGACGGTCTGGTGGTCGATCTGACGGGGTGTGCCCACCTGTTTGGTGGTGAGGAACCCCTGCTCGGCGTGGTGCAGCAGGACTGCAACGATCTGGGGCTTGCCGTGCGCATGGGTCTGGCGGATACGCGCGGGGCGGCCTGGGCGTTGGCGCGGTTTGCAGGGCAGGTGGCGGGCTCGCACCGCTCAGGCGATGCCATTGATCAGGAGGCCCGCGCCACAAGATCGCGCGCGGGCAAACGCCGCCATTGGACACGCGGTGGCACCGCGCCCGTGATCACAGTGGGCCGCGCGGAGGAAGCCCATCGCATCGCCGCCCCGGGACAGATGTATGGCGCGCTTGGTCCGCTGCCGGTGGCGGCGCTGCGGCTGGATGCGGAGCTGGTGGCGCAATTATCGCGGCTGGGTTTGCGCCGGATCAGTGACCTTCTGGGCCAGCCGCGCGCGGGTCTGGCGCGCCGGTTCGGACGGGGTCTGGTGATGCGCATGGATCAGGCGATGGGCTCTGCGCCCGAACCGGTTTCCCCGGCCAAACCGCCGGATCATTTCGCCGTGCGCCTGACCTTGCCGGACCCGATCGGGCTGGAAGAAGACATCCTCGCCGGATTGGATCGCCTGCTGCCGCGCCTGTGCGAAAGTCTTGAAAACAAGGGGCGTGGCGCGCGTCGTGTCCGGCTTCAGGCGTTTCGCAGCGACCACGGCATCGAAAGCATCGAGGTCGGTCTGGCGCGCCCATCGCGTGATCCGGACCGCATCCGCCCGCTGCTGGCGCTCAAGCTGGGCGAGATGGACGCGGGCTTTGGCATCGACATGCTGCGCCTTGAGGCGGTGCAATCCGAACCCATCCACACGCGCCGCGTCGTGGGGCATCTGGAGGCAGGTGCTGCGGTCAACAAACGCCTGACGCAGGACACCGCCCTTGAGGATCTGATCGGGCGCATCGGCGCGCGTGTCGGGCTGGAGGTGATCACACGGTATCACCCGGCCGCGAGCCACATCCCGGAAAAAACCAGCAAGGTTCTGGCCGCGGCATGGTCCGCCCCGCATGAGGGGGACTGGCCCGCCCCGAGCAACCCGCGCCCGCTGCTGATGTGGCACCCCGAACCGGTTGGCGCGCCCGATACACCCCGCATGCCGCAGACGTTTCGCTGGCGGGGTCAGACGCTGGAACGGGTGCGCGCGATTGGCCCCGAACGCCTTGCCCCGGAGTGGTGGCTGGAGGATCCAAACTGGCGCAGCGGCACGCGCGATTACTGGGTGACGGATACCACGGACGGCCAGCGGCTCTGGCTGTTTTATGCGCATGGCGGGGGGATGTCCTCTGGCTGGTTCTGTCAGGGGGCTTTCGCCTGA
- a CDS encoding peroxiredoxin, translating into MTLRIGDTAPDFAADTTTGPIRFHDWLGDDWAFFFSHPADFTPVCTTEMGRTSQLSAQFTKRGVKPIGLSTDTVSEHIKWIDDVNDTQNTDLQFPIVADADLTIAKQYDMIHPSESETAAVRSVFIIDPSKKIRLTMTYPMSVGRNFDEILRVIDALQTGDKYKVATPADWVPGQKVIIPPSVSDTDATNAFPQGFDTIRPYLRTVRI; encoded by the coding sequence ATGACACTCAGAATTGGCGACACTGCCCCCGATTTTGCAGCAGATACGACAACAGGCCCGATCCGTTTTCATGACTGGCTTGGGGATGATTGGGCGTTCTTCTTTAGCCACCCGGCTGACTTCACGCCTGTTTGCACGACGGAAATGGGCCGCACGTCTCAGCTATCTGCTCAGTTCACCAAACGCGGCGTGAAGCCCATTGGCCTCTCTACAGATACGGTGAGCGAGCACATCAAATGGATTGATGATGTTAACGACACGCAAAACACTGATCTGCAATTTCCGATTGTTGCCGATGCCGATCTGACCATCGCCAAGCAATACGACATGATCCACCCAAGCGAGAGCGAGACCGCCGCAGTACGTTCGGTCTTCATCATTGATCCGAGTAAGAAAATTCGTCTTACAATGACGTATCCCATGAGCGTCGGGCGCAACTTTGATGAAATCTTACGTGTGATCGACGCCCTTCAAACGGGTGACAAATACAAAGTTGCGACGCCTGCTGACTGGGTTCCGGGTCAAAAAGTGATCATTCCACCGTCCGTCTCAGATACGGATGCGACCAATGCGTTCCCACAGGGGTTTGACACAATTCGTCCGTACCTGCGCACCGTCAGAATTTAA
- a CDS encoding ferritin family protein — MRFSFSRKRFRDLSEQEVLALAISSEEDDARIYRGYAETLRAEYPDSAHVFEGMAEEEDQHRQRLIDMHRARFGDVIPLIRREHVAGYYQRRPVWLIENLGLERIRAEAEAMEREAERFYVNAAAHATDAATRKLLGDLAAAEAGHQVTAGDLEAEHLDADTRQTEEEAAHRQFLLTWVQPGLAGLMDGSVSTLAPIFAVAFATQDTWTTFLVGLAASVGAGISMGFTEAASDDGQLSGRGSPIKRGFASGIMTTVGGLGHALPYLITDFWTATLIAIAVVFVELWAIAWIQNRFMNTPFWRATLQVVVGGALVFAAGVLIGSG; from the coding sequence ATGAGATTTTCCTTTTCCCGCAAGCGGTTCCGCGATTTGAGCGAGCAAGAAGTTCTGGCCCTGGCAATATCTTCCGAGGAAGATGATGCCCGCATTTATCGCGGTTACGCGGAGACCCTGCGCGCTGAATATCCAGATTCAGCGCATGTTTTCGAAGGTATGGCGGAGGAAGAAGACCAGCATCGCCAGCGTTTGATTGACATGCACCGCGCGCGTTTTGGCGATGTCATTCCCTTGATCCGACGCGAACATGTGGCAGGGTATTACCAGCGCCGCCCCGTGTGGTTGATCGAAAACCTTGGGCTGGAACGCATCCGCGCTGAGGCCGAAGCCATGGAACGGGAAGCCGAACGTTTCTATGTCAACGCTGCCGCCCACGCCACAGATGCCGCCACGCGCAAACTGCTTGGCGATCTCGCCGCAGCCGAGGCCGGGCATCAGGTTACGGCGGGCGATCTGGAGGCCGAACACCTTGATGCAGACACCCGCCAGACCGAAGAAGAGGCCGCGCACAGGCAATTCCTGCTGACATGGGTGCAACCGGGGCTGGCCGGATTGATGGATGGGTCGGTCTCCACACTGGCGCCTATCTTTGCCGTGGCTTTCGCCACGCAGGACACATGGACCACGTTCCTGGTGGGGCTTGCCGCGTCCGTGGGCGCGGGCATTTCCATGGGCTTCACGGAGGCCGCCTCGGATGACGGGCAGCTCTCAGGGCGCGGCTCTCCGATCAAGCGCGGCTTTGCCTCTGGGATCATGACAACGGTGGGCGGACTTGGCCATGCTTTGCCCTATCTGATCACTGATTTCTGGACCGCCACGCTCATCGCCATAGCCGTCGTCTTCGTAGAGCTTTGGGCCATCGCATGGATCCAGAACCGCTTCATGAACACGCCGTTCTGGCGTGCAACGTTGCAGGTGGTGGTTGGCGGCGCTCTTGTATTCGCGGCTGGTGTCCTGATCGGTTCGGGGTAA
- a CDS encoding AEC family transporter codes for MIEIFFKTVPFFALIGLGYWAGYTRFFTEEATAYLTKFVFYFALTAMLFRFSANLSLADVWDPNLVAGYLAGTMAVYLIATLVGYLRKLDVATTAVEAQCAAIGNVGFLGVPMLTLLLGEAAIGPVMMALAVDLIVFSSLIVILITGSRDGRLQLGILRTVGLGLIKNPMIMAIVAGLTWSFFDIPIPAPANEFLAILGAAATPGALFAIGASLATKSAERLHIAGWLTFCKLGLHPLFVAIGVLYLFPADPYFAAVIIAAAALPVAGNVYILAQHYGVAPHRVSAAILVSTAVSILTVSGIIALLAPT; via the coding sequence ATGATTGAAATCTTCTTCAAGACTGTTCCCTTTTTCGCCCTGATCGGTTTGGGATATTGGGCAGGGTACACAAGGTTTTTCACGGAAGAAGCCACCGCTTACCTCACCAAGTTCGTGTTTTACTTCGCCCTCACGGCGATGCTGTTTCGCTTCTCCGCGAACCTGTCCCTTGCAGATGTCTGGGATCCGAACCTTGTGGCGGGCTATCTGGCGGGCACCATGGCGGTCTATCTGATTGCCACGCTGGTGGGGTATCTGCGCAAACTGGATGTTGCCACCACAGCCGTTGAGGCTCAATGCGCAGCCATCGGCAATGTCGGTTTTCTGGGTGTGCCGATGTTGACCCTGCTGCTCGGCGAAGCCGCGATCGGGCCCGTAATGATGGCGCTCGCCGTTGATCTGATTGTCTTTTCCAGCCTCATCGTCATCCTCATCACCGGCTCGCGCGATGGGCGATTGCAACTGGGCATCCTACGCACGGTTGGGCTTGGCCTAATCAAAAACCCAATGATCATGGCCATTGTTGCAGGCCTCACATGGTCCTTTTTCGACATTCCCATCCCCGCACCGGCCAATGAATTTCTAGCGATTTTGGGGGCCGCCGCCACCCCCGGCGCGCTCTTTGCCATTGGCGCGTCGCTTGCCACAAAATCCGCAGAACGCCTGCATATCGCGGGCTGGCTGACCTTTTGCAAACTCGGGTTGCACCCGCTTTTCGTCGCCATTGGGGTGCTCTATCTTTTTCCGGCAGACCCCTATTTCGCTGCCGTTATCATTGCTGCTGCGGCACTGCCCGTGGCGGGCAATGTCTATATTCTGGCGCAGCACTACGGGGTGGCCCCCCACCGCGTCTCGGCTGCAATCCTTGTGTCCACAGCCGTCAGCATCCTGACAGTCAGTGGAATCATCGCATTGCTCGCACCGACATAA
- a CDS encoding YeeE/YedE thiosulfate transporter family protein, protein METAFTPFQSLGGGALIGLAAVLLMATLGRIMGATGILAGLLQPTNMSDWSWRAAVLVGMISGPLAVMAVTGQLPTVQVPISTPMLAIGGFIVGIGVTFGAGCTSGHGVCGMARVSPRSIVATLTFMLTTAITVYVIRHVIGA, encoded by the coding sequence ATGGAAACCGCATTTACACCTTTCCAGTCGCTCGGGGGTGGGGCCTTGATTGGTCTTGCCGCCGTGTTGCTGATGGCCACGTTGGGCCGGATCATGGGTGCGACAGGTATTTTGGCGGGCCTTTTACAGCCGACCAATATGTCAGACTGGTCATGGCGCGCAGCCGTCTTGGTCGGCATGATCTCTGGGCCTCTTGCTGTGATGGCGGTCACCGGCCAACTGCCCACAGTGCAGGTTCCCATCTCGACGCCAATGCTTGCGATCGGTGGCTTTATCGTTGGGATCGGCGTCACATTCGGCGCCGGGTGCACATCAGGCCACGGTGTCTGTGGCATGGCACGTGTGTCCCCACGATCTATCGTCGCTACGCTGACCTTCATGTTGACCACCGCGATCACTGTTTACGTGATCCGCCACGTTATCGGAGCCTGA
- a CDS encoding TetR/AcrR family transcriptional regulator, which yields MTSTAEMIRKGRKFDQVLEGARRVFMVDGFEGASVDEIARAASVSKATLYSYFPDKRLLFMEVATTECQKQSRDALDSIDMEAEPRVVLVQTGKHFLRFITSKFGQQIFRMCVAESDRFPELGQKFYNSGPAVFRAEMAAYFERAEARGQLRIEDRILAADQFGELCKADIWPRLIFGMTKNVTAAEIDRVVASAVETFMARYGV from the coding sequence ATGACATCCACTGCCGAAATGATCCGCAAAGGGCGCAAGTTCGATCAGGTGCTGGAAGGCGCGCGGCGGGTTTTCATGGTCGATGGGTTTGAGGGCGCCAGTGTGGATGAGATCGCCCGCGCGGCCAGCGTATCCAAAGCGACGCTTTATAGCTACTTTCCCGATAAGCGGTTGTTGTTCATGGAAGTGGCGACGACGGAATGCCAGAAGCAGTCCCGTGACGCGCTCGACAGCATTGATATGGAGGCGGAACCGCGCGTGGTTCTGGTGCAGACAGGCAAGCATTTCCTGCGCTTTATCACCTCCAAATTCGGGCAACAGATTTTCCGGATGTGTGTGGCGGAATCCGATCGTTTTCCGGAGCTGGGACAGAAGTTTTATAACTCGGGTCCGGCTGTTTTTCGCGCCGAAATGGCTGCCTACTTCGAGCGGGCGGAGGCGCGCGGGCAACTGCGCATTGAGGACCGTATTCTGGCGGCGGATCAGTTTGGCGAGCTGTGCAAAGCAGACATCTGGCCGCGTTTGATTTTTGGGATGACCAAGAACGTCACGGCGGCTGAAATCGACCGCGTGGTGGCGAGTGCGGTGGAAACCTTCATGGCGCGTTACGGGGTCTAG
- a CDS encoding DUF6691 family protein, with the protein MRLILSYVVGLIFGVGISISGMANPAKVLNFFDIAGTWDPSLAFVMGGALAVTALGYHFILQRPAPILANGFHLPTRRDLDLPLIGGSAVFGVGWGIAGFCPGGALPAIGTGRSEVLIFVAALIAGIFAAKFIQSHRPARRTA; encoded by the coding sequence ATGCGTCTGATCCTTTCCTACGTTGTTGGCCTGATTTTTGGTGTGGGTATTTCGATCTCCGGCATGGCAAACCCAGCCAAAGTTCTGAACTTCTTTGATATTGCAGGTACTTGGGATCCAAGCCTTGCGTTTGTCATGGGCGGTGCGTTGGCTGTTACCGCATTGGGCTACCATTTCATCTTGCAACGACCTGCACCGATTTTGGCCAATGGTTTCCACCTCCCAACGCGGCGCGACCTCGATCTGCCCTTGATCGGTGGTTCAGCTGTTTTCGGTGTTGGATGGGGTATCGCAGGTTTTTGCCCTGGCGGCGCTTTGCCAGCGATTGGCACTGGGCGAAGCGAAGTCCTGATCTTTGTCGCAGCCCTTATCGCAGGCATATTTGCGGCGAAGTTCATCCAGTCTCATCGCCCTGCGAGACGGACTGCATGA
- a CDS encoding Crp/Fnr family transcriptional regulator → MSDTSEWVERFPGLSRLDQATKHLLVSQSGVVTVPKGATIFGPGNSPENMLFLLEGTVRVSQMSDTGHEIVLYRIEAGQSCVLTTACLLSYEDYSATGISETAVRAAAVPRAVFDDLVSQSKPFRDFVFAAFSKRITDLFLMIDEVAFQRLDVRLADKLIKLSGGEDSVATTHQRLSVELGTAREVVSRQLQEFQRRGWIEQARGSVSILNRVQLQQLAQHNT, encoded by the coding sequence ATGAGCGACACATCAGAATGGGTCGAACGTTTCCCTGGCTTGTCGCGTTTGGATCAGGCGACGAAACATCTGCTTGTGTCACAAAGCGGGGTTGTTACCGTTCCAAAAGGAGCCACGATCTTTGGTCCGGGAAATTCGCCGGAAAACATGCTGTTTCTTCTGGAGGGTACAGTACGTGTCAGTCAAATGTCCGACACAGGCCACGAGATTGTCCTTTACCGGATCGAGGCAGGTCAAAGCTGCGTCCTGACCACCGCCTGTTTGTTATCCTATGAGGATTACTCTGCCACGGGAATCTCCGAGACAGCTGTGCGTGCCGCCGCTGTACCCCGCGCTGTGTTTGATGATTTGGTGTCTCAGTCGAAACCGTTTCGCGACTTCGTTTTTGCCGCTTTTTCGAAACGTATCACAGACTTGTTCCTCATGATCGATGAAGTCGCTTTTCAACGGCTTGATGTTCGGCTCGCGGATAAGCTGATCAAGTTATCAGGTGGCGAAGATAGCGTTGCAACGACCCACCAGAGGCTGTCTGTCGAGTTAGGTACTGCCCGCGAAGTCGTCTCGCGTCAGCTACAGGAATTCCAGCGACGTGGATGGATTGAGCAGGCCCGTGGAAGCGTCAGCATCTTGAATCGCGTGCAGCTTCAACAGCTGGCGCAACACAACACGTAA
- a CDS encoding cytochrome ubiquinol oxidase subunit I gives MFDDMTAETLARIQFAFTVSFHIIFPAFSIGLASYLAVLNGLWLKTRDETYLTLFTYWKKIFAVAFGMGVVSGIVMSYQFGTNWSVFSDKTGPILGPLMAYEVLSAFFLEAGFLGIMLFGRARVGDKLHMFATAMVAFGTLMSATWILSVNSWMQTPAGYSVNELGQFVPEDWWQIVFNPSFPYRLTHMVLAAYLTTALVVGGVGGLHLLRNREDRPARRMFSMAMWMLVVVAPLQILAGDMHGINTLEHQPAKVMAMEGHYDSHPHGAPLILFGIPNAEEKRMDYAVQIPHLSSLILKHQWDAPLDGLDTIPDDAEPPVAIVFWSFRVMVGLGFAMLGLGAWSLWRRLRGRLFEDRLLHRAAIVMGPMGFVAVLAGWITTEVGRQPFTVYGLLRTSDSLAPVAAPAVAASLIAFILVYFFVFGAGTFYLLRMMNNPAATPHLGLKDGPIRTAGITPVAQTNPDAIPGA, from the coding sequence ATGTTCGACGATATGACCGCAGAGACACTGGCCCGCATACAATTTGCGTTCACCGTTTCCTTCCACATCATCTTTCCCGCCTTTTCCATCGGCCTTGCCAGCTACCTTGCGGTGCTGAACGGGCTGTGGCTGAAAACGCGGGATGAAACGTATCTGACGCTGTTCACCTACTGGAAGAAGATCTTTGCAGTGGCGTTCGGAATGGGTGTCGTGTCAGGCATTGTCATGTCCTACCAGTTTGGCACGAACTGGTCGGTGTTCTCGGATAAAACCGGGCCGATCCTGGGGCCGCTTATGGCCTATGAGGTGCTCTCGGCCTTTTTCCTTGAGGCGGGTTTTCTTGGCATCATGCTGTTTGGACGCGCGCGTGTGGGGGACAAGCTCCATATGTTCGCGACGGCCATGGTTGCCTTTGGCACACTGATGTCCGCGACCTGGATCCTCTCAGTGAACTCATGGATGCAAACGCCAGCAGGCTACAGCGTCAACGAACTTGGACAGTTTGTTCCCGAAGACTGGTGGCAAATCGTGTTTAATCCGTCGTTCCCCTACCGCCTGACCCACATGGTTCTTGCGGCCTATCTGACGACGGCCCTGGTTGTTGGCGGTGTCGGCGGATTGCATCTGCTGCGCAACCGCGAAGACAGGCCCGCGCGGCGCATGTTCTCCATGGCGATGTGGATGCTTGTTGTCGTCGCGCCGCTACAAATCCTTGCTGGTGACATGCATGGCATCAACACGCTGGAACATCAGCCTGCCAAAGTCATGGCGATGGAAGGGCATTACGACAGTCACCCCCACGGCGCACCTCTCATTCTGTTTGGTATCCCGAATGCGGAAGAAAAGCGCATGGATTATGCCGTCCAAATTCCCCACCTATCCAGCCTGATCTTGAAGCATCAATGGGATGCGCCCTTAGACGGATTGGACACCATTCCTGATGATGCGGAACCCCCCGTCGCCATCGTGTTCTGGAGCTTCCGTGTCATGGTGGGCCTTGGGTTCGCAATGCTCGGGTTGGGCGCATGGAGCCTGTGGCGGCGATTGCGGGGGCGGCTGTTCGAGGATCGCCTATTGCACCGCGCAGCAATCGTGATGGGACCCATGGGATTTGTTGCGGTCCTTGCAGGCTGGATCACCACGGAAGTCGGTCGTCAGCCTTTCACCGTCTATGGCCTTCTGCGCACCAGTGACAGCCTGGCACCCGTCGCGGCCCCTGCGGTCGCAGCCTCCCTGATCGCCTTCATCCTGGTCTATTTCTTCGTCTTCGGGGCGGGCACTTTTTACCTGCTGCGCATGATGAACAATCCCGCCGCGACACCGCATCTGGGCCTCAAGGACGGACCCATTCGCACCGCCGGTATCACACCGGTTGCCCAAACCAACCCAGACGCAATCCCCGGCGCATAG